A genomic window from Nocardioides sp. BP30 includes:
- the hpnE gene encoding hydroxysqualene dehydroxylase HpnE → MRATVIGGGLAGITAALRLADAGAAVTLLEARPRLGGLTHSFRRSVADQDLWIDNGQHVFLRCCTAYTDLLDRLGVRDQVELQPRLDVTVRSEASTRVGRLRRATLPPPLHLAVALAGYPWLGLAAKARLVPAVVALGRLDRTAPTTDERSFGAWLADHGQGARAIEALWDLIGVATLNATADRASLALAATVFQLGLLDSPDAADIGWARVPLQQLHGDAATRALAAAGVEVRTGSRMSSLQGIDTDALVLAVPPDQARRLLPTDALDLPDGWVEGLGSAPILNLHLVYDRAVLEEPFTAAVDSPLQWVFDRTGHSGLSQGQYVAVSLSAAQAYAELPVAELRTRFLPHVEALLPRARGAQLLDFFVTREPHATFDPTPGTARFRPPARTRRRGLYVAGAWTATGWPATMEGAVRSGNDAAAAVLEDQPSRLEVVA, encoded by the coding sequence GTGAGGGCCACCGTCATCGGCGGTGGCCTCGCCGGCATCACGGCGGCGCTGCGGCTGGCCGACGCCGGTGCCGCTGTCACCCTGCTGGAGGCACGCCCGCGCCTGGGCGGCCTGACCCACAGCTTCCGGCGCAGCGTGGCCGACCAGGACCTGTGGATCGACAACGGCCAGCACGTGTTCCTGCGCTGCTGCACCGCCTACACGGATCTGCTCGACCGGCTCGGCGTCCGCGACCAGGTCGAGCTCCAGCCCCGGCTCGACGTCACCGTGCGCAGCGAGGCATCCACCCGGGTCGGTCGACTGCGCCGCGCCACGCTGCCGCCGCCGTTGCACCTCGCTGTCGCGCTGGCCGGCTATCCCTGGCTCGGCCTCGCCGCGAAGGCACGGCTGGTGCCGGCCGTCGTCGCGCTCGGCCGCTTGGACCGGACGGCGCCGACGACCGACGAGCGCAGCTTCGGCGCCTGGCTCGCCGACCACGGTCAGGGTGCGCGCGCGATCGAGGCACTGTGGGACCTCATCGGCGTCGCCACCCTCAACGCGACAGCCGACCGGGCCTCGCTCGCCCTGGCCGCCACCGTCTTCCAGCTCGGGCTGCTCGACAGTCCCGACGCAGCCGACATCGGCTGGGCGCGCGTTCCCCTGCAGCAGCTGCACGGCGACGCCGCCACTCGGGCGCTGGCGGCGGCCGGCGTCGAGGTCCGCACCGGCTCCCGGATGAGCAGCCTGCAGGGGATCGACACCGACGCCCTCGTCCTCGCCGTACCCCCGGACCAGGCGCGCCGCCTGCTCCCCACCGACGCTCTCGACCTGCCTGACGGCTGGGTGGAGGGGCTGGGGAGCGCGCCCATCCTCAACCTGCACCTGGTCTACGACCGCGCGGTGCTCGAGGAGCCGTTCACCGCGGCGGTGGACAGCCCGCTGCAGTGGGTCTTCGACCGCACCGGCCACAGCGGGCTCTCGCAGGGGCAGTACGTCGCTGTCTCGCTCTCGGCCGCCCAGGCGTACGCCGAGCTGCCCGTCGCGGAGCTGCGCACGCGCTTCCTGCCGCACGTGGAGGCGCTGCTGCCGCGAGCGCGCGGGGCCCAGCTGCTCGATTTCTTCGTCACCCGCGAACCCCACGCGACCTTCGACCCGACGCCCGGTACGGCCCGTTTCCGGCCGCCGGCACGGACCCGGCGACGGGGGCTGTACGTCGCCGGAGCGTGGACCGCCACCGGGTGGCCCGCCACGATGGAGGGCGCGGTGCGCAGCGGCAACGACGCCGCAGCGGCCGTGCTCGAGGACCAGCCGAGCCGCCTGGAGGTGGTCGCATGA